Within Paenibacillus albicereus, the genomic segment AACGCGGGACACTTTGGATTGGGTCAAATACCGCAATCCATCGTAGGCGGTGTAATCGATGGCATTTCCCGTCAGCGACTTGCTCTTTTTGAAGAGGTATCCGCGGAAGATTTCTTTGCTGGCATCATCGTAGATGAAGATCATTTCCCCGAGCTCCATCGGGACCCTCGGGACGTTGGGATCCTGCGGAGCGAACAGGAGCGAGAAAGTCGCCGATCGGGCAGCCGTTGACTTGTCGCCCGACCACGACAGCCGCAAGAAAAGGCCGGATAAATCCGTCTTCACTCCCGTGCGGGAGACGTGCTTGAGCGAAATCATAGCTTCAACACCTGCCCGATCTGCAGCTTCCGGTCATCTTTGATTCCGTTCTTCTTTTTTATTTCCGGCCACCGGCTGCCATCGCCATACACTCGCTTGGCGATAATATAGCCCGTATCGCCCCTTTTGACGGTGTACGTCTTCGGAGTGGCCTTGGCTGTCGCCTTTGTTGCTTGGACCGCAGCCGTTTGACCTTGCATCGTCCCGGCCGCAGCTGCTTTTTGTGCAGAGACGAACCTGTATTCCTTTAGCGTCAACGAGAAGTGAACGTCCAGCGGTCCCGGTCGATGGCCATAGCTGAACGATTCAATAACCACGACCTGATTGAGGCTTAGTCCTTTGGCTGTGATAAGTAACCGGAGAGGCTTTCCGCTCTCTTTCCAGCGATTCAGCGTATTCACGAACGTCACCGGCGGCGGGAAATCCTTGTAGACACAAAGCCCGTCATCCTGAATTGGAAAGTAGCTCTCGAGCGAGATGCTGCTGAGCTGCCGCTTTCCCATCACGAGAATCTCGCCGAGGTTATGGACGTTCACGCTTTTGTGGGCCATTCCGGTCTGAAAATCGTAACTCGTCGGCGGCACCGGCAGCCGAAGCTTTTCTTTGCCGCTGTCATAAGACAGCACAACGTCGATCGGCATACCGTTACCCCCCGTTCAAGCTTACTGATTCAAACGTCTCGCGAAACATCTGGGCGAGCCTTGCGAAGTCGGATTCATCGCGGACGATAGGGTCATGAAGATGGATTTCAATTGGCCGAACTCCTGCGGATCCGGCTGTTTTTGATTCCTGCGCTGTGAGGACCTGCTCGCCTTGATGCAGCAGCACCGGCCAGTTATCGCGAGGAACGGTGTGCTGGCCCATTGCTCGCTTAATGCCCAATTGGTCATAAATCCATCCGTTGATTTTGTCGTAGACTGGTTTTAATGGAGCGTCTTTGGTCATCGCATCAGATAACGCCATGCTCGGCACAACGACCTTTGGCGCTTCTTTGGTTGCCTTTCCTGCAGCTGCAGTCGTGGTGCCAACAACGACTTTCGCTTGCAATCCGCCCGGTGTAGCCGCCCCTACCGCAATACCGCTCAGCAATGGGTGATCCTTCACGACGCTAAATAACCCGTCAACAAGGCCGCTGCCGATGTTTTTACCAACTTGGAGAGCGGCATCGACGATTGATTGGCTGTTTTTCAGCCCCTCGCCTATAACGTCACCGATCTTTGTTGATACGTTGGCAAGGGTCTCCCTACCCCCCTCGTTTTCATACCACCCGTCGAACTGCTCCTTCAGCTTTCCGAATGCAAATTTCACTTTGGCGACCAGGTCCATGTCCTGGAATTGGGGGTTGTCGATAAAGGTGGTCTTGATGTATTCCCAAGCCTGCTTACCTTTTTCGACAACAGACCTTGTGAACGACGCCATCATATTGCTGCCTGCGTCAAAAAGCTTTGTCGCTCCGCCGCCGCTCAAAAAGTCTGCCCAGCGCTTTAGCTCCGGCTTGAGATATTCGAGCGTCTTCGTACCCATGTTCGTGACACCCGACTTCATCGTGCCGGTGATGGTCGACCAGAGGCCGTAGGAGGACTGTCCGAGTTTTTCGGCGCCGCCGCGGAACATCTGCGTCAGCCCGATTCCGGATCCGTTCTTGATTTTGGCCCAGTCGCCGCCGGCCGCCTTGATTTGGGCCTGTGAGATCTTGAAGCCAAACTCCTTCATCCGCTCCGTCTCGCCTGTCGCCATATCTGCCAATGCCTCGATGGCGTCACTGAGCGACTTGCCCGGCGTCAGAGCTGTCATGTCCTCTGCCAGCCGCAGGAGGCTCATGGCGGGCTTTGTCTTGCCGCCAGCTATACCAAGCGCTCGTGTGCCTGTTGCAATGACCTCATCCGTATCGAACGGCGTCAGGTCGGCGTTTTTCCGCAAGTCGGAGATGAATCGCTGCGCCTCTTGCCCAGCCCATTCCTTTCCTTTCTTCGGATTGTTAACTCCGAGGAAGTGCGTCATGGAAATCATCTGGCGCTCCAGCATGGATGCACCGCTGAGGCTCTGCTGGTAAAGTGCAGCTCCACCAGCTGCAGCCAAGCCGCCTCCGATGATGAGCGGCTTGCTTAGTACCTTCAATGTGTTGGTCAGACCTCGGAGGCCGCTGGAGGCCATGTCGACGGCCTTTACCGTGACCTTGAACGGCGTCTTGGTCATCCACTTGATGGTATTGACCGCTGGCCGAATCTGCGCATTGAATCGCTGTGCATGAGCCGTCACGACGACCGCGGCGTTCCGAATTGCCTTGGTTCGCTTCTCGACTTCCTTCATCGCCTTCATCGCCGGCGTGTTGTTCATACGGATCTGCCGGCGCTTTTTCTCCTCCGCGTCCATCTGCTTGCGGACCGTTTGAACCGATCGGGCGAACGTGTCCGTGTTCTTTTTCGCACGCTGCATGACTGCGGAATAGTTGTCCCGCAGGCTGATGACCGATGTAAGCCGCACCTGATTTCACCTCACATTAACGGGAGCATCGGCCAGGCGCCGGTCTTCATGAGGCGCTCCCGTTCCTCTTGTTCATGGTGGTAAAAAGCCCGGATGAGCAGTTGCTCTCCGGGCGGCATGTTATAGATTTCGCTTGGTCGAATGCCGCGCCGGGACCAGTAGTAGTACAGCATCTCGGTGTAACCATCCGACCTTATTCGTTTTTTAACTCGACGACAGCGCCTTCTCCGAAGCCGGACAGGTCGGAAATTTCGCTGTACAGGACGGCGATCTCCCCCGGGAGCAAAAAGCCGGTATGGAGCAGGAGCTCTTTGGGTGTCGCCACGCCGTAATGCTTCAGCAACTCGGAATCCTTGAGCGATGGATCGAGAACGCCTTTAAGAATCGTAAAGGCTCGAATCGCTCCCTGATCTACATCTCCGTTTGACGTAGCGATTTCGGCGATTTCCTCCTGCTCGTCGTAGGTGAGCGCCTGAAGCTTGAATTCCACCGGCGCTCCTGCGAGGGCTGTCAGACGCGGCAACTCGACGCGCTTGGTCGGCCGTGTAACCTTCGAACGATCAATTTTCAGCAGTAAATCGAGTGCAGACATGTATTAGCCTCCCAGTTTCGGATCGATAGAGTCATTGATGGTCCAGTCCGTAAACGTGAACGGCGCTTCAATCTCACCCTTTACTCCGGATTCCCAGTCTGCCAAGGTCAGATCGTTGAAGCTCGCATCCTTAACCGTGACACGCTCGGAGCCGAAGGCTGCCGGATCCGCCAGAGCGGTAAGGATCGTAACCCGCGGCAACTGCCCGAGCTTGATCTTGTCGCTGAGTTTCCGGATGAGCCGAGAGTTTACCTTGTGTAGACGGAGGCTTCCATTGCCCTTGTAGCCCATGAATTTTGAATCCGTGCCCATCTTCCCCGCCAATTGCACGTCTTCCTTGTTGAACTCCAGCTTTGCTTGAAACCCCTTTACCTCGGCGAGATATTCCCCATCAAGCCAGGCCTCTCCGAACGTGCCGCTGACGATCCGTTCGCCGCTGAAATTTGCTGGCATGCCTCATGCCTCCTTACAGATAGATTTGCATGTCGAAGTCTTCAATCGCATCCAGCGCACGAAGCGGGCCGCTGATGAAGACCTTGTCTCGCGTATCCGCCTCTTTGACGGCTTGGTCGGACATAGCCGCGACAGTATCCGCTCCAAGAAAGGTTTTGAGGAAGGTCCTCTGCGCCGGCACATTCACTCCAGCTCGGCTCATACCGGGATTCAGAACCCCGGCTTGCTCCAACTCCTCGTAGTAGGCGTTGATGGCATTGAGAAGCAAAAGCTTGTTCGTGTAGCTATTGGACACCTTGCCGATGTAGTTGTCCTCGATTGTCGCCTTGAGGTCTGTATAGACCTTGTTGAAGATCCGAACAAGCTTGATCTTCTGCCAGTCGGCGCCGTATGGGTCGGCCAGCGTCGTAAGCGACGTGACGCCGCGGGCGATCTTGACCTTCGCGCCGTCGTTGATAAGAATCAGCTTGCCGGCCGCGATAGCTGTGCTCGCGTCTGTCTTGGTTATCTTCGGCACGTCCGTGACCTCTGGCAGCACCTGATAGGTCGGAGCGACCGTCAGGGAGAGTCCGGCCAGCAAGCCGGCGATACGGCCGAGGAAGTTCGTCGTCGTGTAACTCGTGGCTCCGACGAGGATGTTGTCGGTTGCGAAGTTGACGATGGCCGGATGATCGCCGG encodes:
- a CDS encoding phage tail tube protein yields the protein MPANFSGERIVSGTFGEAWLDGEYLAEVKGFQAKLEFNKEDVQLAGKMGTDSKFMGYKGNGSLRLHKVNSRLIRKLSDKIKLGQLPRVTILTALADPAAFGSERVTVKDASFNDLTLADWESGVKGEIEAPFTFTDWTINDSIDPKLGG
- a CDS encoding phage tail assembly chaperone, with amino-acid sequence MSALDLLLKIDRSKVTRPTKRVELPRLTALAGAPVEFKLQALTYDEQEEIAEIATSNGDVDQGAIRAFTILKGVLDPSLKDSELLKHYGVATPKELLLHTGFLLPGEIAVLYSEISDLSGFGEGAVVELKNE
- a CDS encoding LysM peptidoglycan-binding domain-containing protein, with protein sequence MPIDVVLSYDSGKEKLRLPVPPTSYDFQTGMAHKSVNVHNLGEILVMGKRQLSSISLESYFPIQDDGLCVYKDFPPPVTFVNTLNRWKESGKPLRLLITAKGLSLNQVVVIESFSYGHRPGPLDVHFSLTLKEYRFVSAQKAAAAGTMQGQTAAVQATKATAKATPKTYTVKRGDTGYIIAKRVYGDGSRWPEIKKKNGIKDDRKLQIGQVLKL
- a CDS encoding phage tail sheath C-terminal domain-containing protein — translated: MPLGMPNVNIVFKSTAAAAVQQGGAGVLAIVLKDSSVSTGVTEYKLRPGDEIPAGLTVVNKNHIALAMIGTPALVKVVVIPSAATDYSAAYNYLETIPWNVGTVPGIAAGDVSAAATWAKGMYETKERKITFVLPNHAGDHPAIVNFATDNILVGATSYTTTNFLGRIAGLLAGLSLTVAPTYQVLPEVTDVPKITKTDASTAIAAGKLILINDGAKVKIARGVTSLTTLADPYGADWQKIKLVRIFNKVYTDLKATIEDNYIGKVSNSYTNKLLLLNAINAYYEELEQAGVLNPGMSRAGVNVPAQRTFLKTFLGADTVAAMSDQAVKEADTRDKVFISGPLRALDAIEDFDMQIYL